The nucleotide window TAAGCAACGCTCTGGAATCAGCCCGAAACGCCGGAGTTACCATCAGGGCGCAGGTTGCCGATCTGGAAGGCGACTATCATATTGAAACCGGCAAGTATGATGTCATTATCTGCTTCAATTACCTGCAACGCTCACTGATACCGCGAATAAAGGAGAGGCTGCGGCGGGGAGGCATGGTAATCTATGAGACCTATATTATTGACCAGGCGAGGCTGGGCAAACCGCGTAACCCGGACTACCTGCTCAATCATAATGAACTGCTCAATATGTTCCGGGATTTCCGCTGCCTCCGCTATCACGAAGGAATCATCGCCGGACGCGGGGCCATTGCTGGTATCATCGCCGAAAAGATTTAAGTCAACCACCACAAGGATTCAATGTCTGGTTACGCGCAGCCGGCAATTTGCACCATTTTCCGGGCCGATGCTGACATCAAGACCCAGTGGCTCCGCCCAGACACGGAAGGCTTCACCGCAGTAGGCGCATATATCCTGCTGGGTCAGACCGAGGCTCCTGGCCACCGCCCAATGGTCTCTCCCCCACCCACCCAGGCAGCCCCCGGTAAAAACTAGCTCCGCTTTTTCATCTCCCGTCTCCACCACCTCGAAGACGACCTCCGGATAGAACTCCTGGAAAGCCCTGGCTTCCTTAAGCAGATACTCCGCAGCGCCCGGTCTGGTCTTCTTTATCCAGTTTAGGGCGCCTTTACCCCAGAGGTGACGGGCATAGTCCTCAGGGCTGAAGCCCTTGCTGAGAGCAAAAGACAATCCCGCCAGCTCCAGGCGAAGCCGCCCCCTGGCCGCTTTTCTCCAGGATTTAATGTTCTTATCTGAGCTAATGGGGCTATTCATTCTCTCCTCATTCAATCGCCAAACGTCAGATTCAAATCATAACCCTTAATTATAACAATTCTAAGTATTTCACAATTCAGCGTATACGACAAAAGTCGTATGCAGTATGACGCGATGATGTTAAATTGAAGGTAAATCAGTCGGCAGGAGGAAGGGTATGGTTTTCGATAAGTCGTGTCCGGGGTCCCGGGTCATCCGTGAACCGAGACCTGAATTCATTAACTGCCCTGATTGCAGCCGGGAAGTAGAAATCTGGACTGACGAACTGAAGGCAAAATGTCCCGGATGCGGTACTATGGTATTCCGGGCGCAGCAGGCTTCATGTATTGACTGGTGTCCCCAGGCTAAAGAATGCGTCGGCCCTGAGGTCTATGAAAGGTTGCGGCCGGGGGCGGAGGAAGCCCTTTCAGCAACAGACAGTCCGCTGGATATTCTCAAGCGGGAGCATGACCGGGTTCTGGAGAATATCGGCCTGTTACGCGCCGCCAGCCTCTGTCTAAAGCTGGGCAGCACCACACCCAATTCCGCCGTATGGGGGAAGGGAATCGACCACCTTGCCAGGATACTTGACTTCTTTGATAAAGATGTGGGACTGCACTTCCGGCGCGAGGAAGAGCTTCTTTTCCCATCCCTGGAGAAACACCTCGGACGGGAGAAAAGCCCGACGCGCCTATTGCAGCAAGATCACGACGAAATATGGCGGTGGTACGACCATCTCAAGGAAAAACTGGCAGAACTGCAGGAGGACGGCAGCCAGCCATCCGAGGCTATCCCGCCTCAGGTTGAGGAAATCAGCAGCCATATTGACCACCTGCTGCGGGAACATATCAAGAAAGAGAATGAATCGCTGCTGCCCTTAGCCAAGGGTTTACTTGGGGAGCAGGAGCTTGCCGAAATCACTAATCGGTGGAAATTTGTCAGCGTCTAAAGTAGTGAGTAAATAAACAGGATAAAAAGGAGGCAACCACAATGAGAGAAAAAGTAGAGGCGGCGTTGGAGAGGATACGACCGGCATTACAGGCGGATGGCGGGGATGTTGAGTTGGTAGATGTCAAGGACGGCGTGGTCACGGTAACCCTTACCGGCGCCTGTGGCAGTTGTCCGATGTCAACGATGACGCTCCGTATGGGAGTGGAACGGGTAATTAAGGAAGAAGTTCCTGAAATCAAAGAACTGATAGCCGTGTAAAACGGAAAGCAGCTTGACAGAGCGTTGTTTACATCAAGGCAGGCGAAATACTCATTAAGGCAGGCATATGAAAGACATTTTCCGTGACTTCATCAAAGAAGCTAAAGCAATCAGGTTGAAGGAACCCCTGACGGAGACGCTGGGCGCCTTTAGTACGGAGGACGCTGTTGTGGAATATACCTTTGCTGAAGCGGTGAAGATGGCGGGGCACGCCTGCCCGACGGTGACAGGAGCTTACCTGTCCTGCCGGAAAGCCCTGGAGGCGCTCTACCCGGATGAAGAAGTCCCGGTCAGAGGAGAGATTGCCGTTACCGTTTACGGAAACCCGGAAGAAGGGGTCTATGGCGTCATGGCCCAGGTCTTCAGTTTCTTTACCGGTGCCGCTCCGGCTACCGGTTTCAAGGGGCTGGGTCACAAATTTAAGAGAAAAGACCTGCTCAGATTTGACCCGGAGAAAATTGACCCTCAGGCAATGTGCTTTGAATTCAAGAGGCTGGATAATGGTAACTCCGTCCTGGTCAAATTCTACCCGCAGCAGGTCCCTTTCCCGACAGAGAAAGGGAGGCGGCTGGGAGAACTGATGGAGAAGGTACTCTGGGAGGCGGCCAGGAAAGAGGAAAAGGAAGAATTTCAGGAACTCTGGACAGCTAAAGTTAAAGGTATGCTTATTGAAGAAAAAGAGATTGAAAACTGGCTGAAAATAGAAGAAAGGAGGAACTAAGATGAACGCAGTAAAAACAATCGATGTTAAAGGATTAGGACATGAGGAAAAAGAGGGGCTGATTTTCCCCGGAGTCCAGGGACTCAAGCCCGGAGAGACCGCCCGGATTGTGGTGGAATTCAACCCCGTTCCTCTGGTCTACTTGCTGAAAGCCCAGGGTGAATTCGAGGTTAATTACGAGAAGGAAGGGCCTGACGAGTGGATATTACAGGTCACCCGGACCGCTCCCAAGGAAGGGACCAAGAAGGAGCAGTTCAGGGAACTAATCACGGAACTGAAGGGCGGGCAGGTATCTCAGGACGCAAAGGAGAGGGCAAGGGAACTTCTTCAGTCGGTTGATGCCACTACCCTGGGAGTCATGGAGCAGGAACTGATACGGGAAGGAGTCTCCCATGATGAAATCAGGAAAAGCCTGTGCGATATTCACCTCGAGGTCTTGAAGGATACCCTGGTCGCCAAGAGGATAGACGTCTTGCCCCCGCACCCGGTACATACTTTCATGGCTGAGCATGAGGTCATCCTGGAAAGTCTGAAGGAACTGAGTTCTCTGGCAGCCAGGCTAAGAGATACGGACAGCTTTGAGAGCTTGGGGCAGGACCTGGAAAAGCTGAAGGACATCGCCCACCATCTGGTGGAGGCGGAAAGCCATCACCAGAGAGAAGAAGATATACTCTTCCCGGAACTGAT belongs to Dehalococcoidales bacterium and includes:
- a CDS encoding class I SAM-dependent methyltransferase; translation: MNHNHGGSEPSRFLVENIDLLPGGRALDVAMGSGRNAIYLAEMGFTVEGIDISPEAISNALESARNAGVTIRAQVADLEGDYHIETGKYDVIICFNYLQRSLIPRIKERLRRGGMVIYETYIIDQARLGKPRNPDYLLNHNELLNMFRDFRCLRYHEGIIAGRGAIAGIIAEKI
- a CDS encoding hemerythrin domain-containing protein — protein: MVFDKSCPGSRVIREPRPEFINCPDCSREVEIWTDELKAKCPGCGTMVFRAQQASCIDWCPQAKECVGPEVYERLRPGAEEALSATDSPLDILKREHDRVLENIGLLRAASLCLKLGSTTPNSAVWGKGIDHLARILDFFDKDVGLHFRREEELLFPSLEKHLGREKSPTRLLQQDHDEIWRWYDHLKEKLAELQEDGSQPSEAIPPQVEEISSHIDHLLREHIKKENESLLPLAKGLLGEQELAEITNRWKFVSV
- a CDS encoding NifU family protein, producing the protein MREKVEAALERIRPALQADGGDVELVDVKDGVVTVTLTGACGSCPMSTMTLRMGVERVIKEEVPEIKELIAV
- a CDS encoding FmdE family protein, encoding MKDIFRDFIKEAKAIRLKEPLTETLGAFSTEDAVVEYTFAEAVKMAGHACPTVTGAYLSCRKALEALYPDEEVPVRGEIAVTVYGNPEEGVYGVMAQVFSFFTGAAPATGFKGLGHKFKRKDLLRFDPEKIDPQAMCFEFKRLDNGNSVLVKFYPQQVPFPTEKGRRLGELMEKVLWEAARKEEKEEFQELWTAKVKGMLIEEKEIENWLKIEERRN
- a CDS encoding DUF438 domain-containing protein, with product MNAVKTIDVKGLGHEEKEGLIFPGVQGLKPGETARIVVEFNPVPLVYLLKAQGEFEVNYEKEGPDEWILQVTRTAPKEGTKKEQFRELITELKGGQVSQDAKERARELLQSVDATTLGVMEQELIREGVSHDEIRKSLCDIHLEVLKDTLVAKRIDVLPPHPVHTFMAEHEVILESLKELSSLAARLRDTDSFESLGQDLEKLKDIAHHLVEAESHHQREEDILFPELIKRDIVEPAEIMKLDHIEFRKRKQELYQLANNAADHDFEEFKTRVIELSEYLTTELDSHIFKENNILYQIALQVLSPEDWDRVKRLCDELGYCCFTPEDRKKEDGNLVELDLRTIMPFERHELIFEKWDALKSGETLKIINDHDPKPLHYQFEAEYKAQYEWEYEQQGPKDWIVKIKKL